The Sandaracinaceae bacterium genome window below encodes:
- a CDS encoding CBS domain-containing protein, which produces MDLMHSPVSMLMSSDDLVVAKPSHNLLEIWELMAKSSIQHIPIVHGDELVGLVSSWDIARYAIERGSAALGTILAADAMERKLVRLHPKATLREAAEELADGGFHSLPVTDDDNVLVGILTSTDIIRYMATGRLRD; this is translated from the coding sequence CCCCGTCTCCATGTTGATGAGCTCCGACGACCTCGTTGTGGCGAAGCCCTCTCACAACCTCCTCGAGATCTGGGAGCTGATGGCCAAGAGCTCCATCCAACACATCCCCATCGTCCACGGGGACGAGCTGGTGGGTCTGGTCAGCAGCTGGGACATCGCGCGCTACGCGATCGAGCGTGGGAGCGCGGCGCTCGGAACCATCCTCGCGGCGGACGCGATGGAGCGGAAGCTGGTGCGGCTCCACCCCAAGGCGACCTTGCGCGAGGCCGCCGAAGAGCTGGCGGATGGTGGCTTCCATTCACTCCCCGTCACGGACGACGACAACGTGCTCGTGGGAATCCTGACGAGCACGGACATCATTCGCTACATGGCGACCGGCCGGCTTCGCGACTAG